Within Desulfomonilaceae bacterium, the genomic segment ATCATGTAAAGGGCTAGCGCTCCTATAGGGATATTTATGTAGAAGATCCAGCGCCAGGAATAATTGTCAGTCAAATAACCCCCCAGGAGCGGACCCAAAATAGGCCCTACAACAACTCCCATACCAAAGATGCCCATGGCCAGTCCACGCTGGCTTGGTGGATAGGTTTCGAGGAGTATCGCCTGAGACATCGGCTGAAGTCCTCCGCCACCTATGCCCTGCATAATTCTGAACAGGATCAGCTCGTTCAGGCTGGTGGCTGCGCCGCATAGGCTCGAACTTATCGTAAACACTATAAGTGAAAGCAGCAGATAGCGTTTTCTCCCGATAAATCTCGCCAACCAGCCGCTCATCGGGATAACGATTGCATTAGCCACCAAGTACGAGGTTAGGACCCAGGTAACCTCTTCCTGGCCAGCCGCAAGGCTCCCCTGGATATGAGTCAACGAAACGTTGGCTACACTCGTATCCAGGATCTCGATGAGAGTCGGGATCATGACCGCCAGTGTGATAAGCGCCTTGTTTGTTTGCGGTCCTGGCATGCCGGTTTTTTCAGTGTGTGTAAATTGTTGGGATTACGCTCATTCCGATTCTTAGAGCCGGAAAGGGATTGGGTGTTTTTGTATCGAAAACTATTTTTACCGGTATACGTTGAACTATTTTCACATAGTTGCCTGTGGCGTTCTCCGGAGGGAAGAGAGAAAAGGCTGCGCCAGTGCCGGACATTATTGAATCAACGGTCCCTTTGAATTTGATTCCCGGGTAAGTGTCAACCTCAATACTTGCTTGCTGGCCCGGTTTGACACCGTGCAATTGAGTCTCTTTGAAATTTGCCGTAACCCAAATCAAACTAGGGTTCAAAGGAACGATTGCCATCAGAGGCTGACCTCTAGACACCATCTGGCCCGGTTCTACCTTCTTTCGTGTGACGAATCCATGTGTTGGAGATTTAATGCTTGTGTAGCCAAGGTTCAGATCAGCCTGTCGAACCCTTGCTCGGGCCAGTTCAACCCGAGCCTGTTGGGCTTCTACCTGTCTGGCCCTAATCTTAGCCTGGTCCTCACCGGTATTCGCCAAACGGATATTGGCTCCCAGACGATCCTTATCTGAAATCAAAGCCGCTTTCTGTTTTTTTACTGCGCCAAGGCGGGCTTGAGCCGCGTTTACCTGCGCCAAGGTAGTTTGAACACGGGTTTCTACATCATCAAGTGTAGACTGAGATATCGCCTGGCTTTTAATTAATTCATTCATTCGCTTGTAATCAATTAGGGCTTTATCATGTTCGGCCGCTGCGCGTAGTAAGTCTTGCGCTGCAGCCTCTTCATCCTTGTTTTTTGTTTCAAGATTCTTGTTGAGGGTGTTTAGTTCCGACTCGGCCCCCCGTACCTTTTGCTCGGTCTGACTAAGTTCCAAGGGAACCCCGAGTTCCAGGGATGTCAATGTCGATTCGGATTCCGCCAAGTTAGCTTTGGCTTCCGCGAGAGCTACTTCGTATTCAGTGGGGTCCAGAGACAGCAATGGAGAGCCCTCGAGAACTTCCTGATTGTCATCCACATCAACCGAGATGACGTAGCCGGCCACTCTGGGAGTTACGGAAAAAATGTGGCCATCGACAAAAGCGTCATCGGTGGATACCTGGCCAATGGTCATATAATAATATCCACCCCCAACTGCGATCAGTAGGGTTAGTACCGCCACAATTATATAGATCTTAAGTTTGTTGTTGTTTTTCAGTCCTTCTGGCAAACTCTAAATACCGTATGAAAGGCCGCTTTCTGCATTTTTATCCCTAATCGAGTCTAACAGACGAAAACAAGGAGGTCAATCTCGGTAACCCACAGTCGGAATAAAACCTGCTCGGGACGACAGGCGGATATCCCATGTAATTATTGCAACACAGGGTCGGGCTCGACAACTTGACTTGTGCCACGAAAGGCCGTAAGTTGCAATTAGTGCAACCTAGGTCCACGTTAAGGAATACGGAGAACGATGCATATATCCGAAGGAGTACTC encodes:
- a CDS encoding HlyD family secretion protein, with amino-acid sequence MPEGLKNNNKLKIYIIVAVLTLLIAVGGGYYYMTIGQVSTDDAFVDGHIFSVTPRVAGYVISVDVDDNQEVLEGSPLLSLDPTEYEVALAEAKANLAESESTLTSLELGVPLELSQTEQKVRGAESELNTLNKNLETKNKDEEAAAQDLLRAAAEHDKALIDYKRMNELIKSQAISQSTLDDVETRVQTTLAQVNAAQARLGAVKKQKAALISDKDRLGANIRLANTGEDQAKIRARQVEAQQARVELARARVRQADLNLGYTSIKSPTHGFVTRKKVEPGQMVSRGQPLMAIVPLNPSLIWVTANFKETQLHGVKPGQQASIEVDTYPGIKFKGTVDSIMSGTGAAFSLFPPENATGNYVKIVQRIPVKIVFDTKTPNPFPALRIGMSVIPTIYTH